One window from the genome of Bufo bufo chromosome 4, aBufBuf1.1, whole genome shotgun sequence encodes:
- the ZNF395 gene encoding zinc finger protein 395 → MASILSKRLGKRSLLGARVCTPSLVADCMSIEGPGDLTGGAHLGPYDGGFLKECLEESAFPSGSRFKLYPGQKVYVTHNGKECAGLVEQHNHVDDEVKVFVFELGLHLCRKTEDVRFAEAPKSMIVPMEQVMSTSPVTYSSAAQRMVSCSIDVPKRRSDAVDMDEMMAALVLSSLSCSPIVQSPPCSDIIPAPQVTCDLWKESGDVSDSGSSTTSGHWSVECGASTPSPPHTEASPKYTGEVFSASHVDEGFETDPDPFLLDEPAPRKRKNSVKVMYKCLWPSCGKLLRSIVGIKRHVKTQHLGDGMDTDQRKREEDFYYTEVQMKDESEVENTPRSPSTATAPLLIQPITPKPETQALEVPFVESPLPSALSQSAPGSFWHIQADHAYQALPSIQIPVSPHIFTSISWAAAPSTLPALSPIRSRSLSFSEQQPQTPSIKSQLIVASPPRASNGSRKVRGEAKKCRKVYGIEHRDQWCTACRWKKACQRFLD, encoded by the exons ATGGCCAGCATACTTTCCAAACGTCTCGGCAAGCGGTCTCTCCTTGGCGCCAGGGTCTGCACTCCGAGTTTAGTTGCAGACTGCATGTCCATTGAAGGGCCCGGAGACCTTACTGGAGGGGCCCATCTTGGACCTTATGATGGAGGGTTCCTGAAGGAGTGTCTTGAGGAAAGTGCTTTTCCTTCTGGAAGTCGCTTCAAGCTGTATCCGGGCCAGAAG GTGTACGTTACACACAATGGCAAGGAGTGCGCTGGTTTGGTGGAGCAACACAACCACGTGGACGATGAGGTGAAGGTCTTTGTGTTTGAGCTTGGGCTGCACCTTTGCCGAAAGACGGAAGATGTGCGTTTTGCAGAGGCTCCGAAATCTATGATCGTCCCCATGGAGCAAGTGATGTCCACCAGCCCCGTGACTTATTCCAGCGCAGCCCAGAGAATGGTGTCTTGCAGCATTGATGTCCCAAAGAG GCGCTCGGATGCGGTGGATATGGATGAAATGATGGCGGCCCTGGTCCTCAGCAGCCTGTCCTGCAGCCCCATCGTGCAGAGCCCACCctgcagcgacatcatcccag CTCCTCAAGTCACCTGTGACCTGTGGAAGGAAAGCGGGGACGTGTCGGACAGCGGCAGCAGCACCACCAGCGGGCACTGGAGTGTGGAGTGTGGCGCCTCCACCCCCTCCCCTCCTCACACCGAGGCCAGCCCCAAGTATACAGGCGAGGTCTTCAGTGCTTCCCATGTGGATGAAGGATTCGAGACGGACCCTGATCCTTTCCTTCTGGATGAGCCGGCCCCTCGGAAGCGGAAG AACTCGGTGAAGGTGATGTACAAGTGTCTGTGGCCGAGCTGCGGAAAACTGCTGCGCTCCATTGTGGGCATTAAACGCCATGTGAAGACCCAGCATCTGGG AGACGGGATGGATACTGACCAGCGTAAGCGAGAAGAGGACTTCTACTACACCGAGGTCCAAATGAAGGATGAGTCTGAGGTGGAGAACACCCCAAGGAGCCCCAGCACTGCTACCGCCCCTCTTCTCATCCAGCCGATCACCCCCAAGCCGGAGACGCAGGCTCTGGAGGTGCCCTTTGTGGAGTCTCCATTGCCCAGTGCGCTCAGTCAGTCTGCTCCAGGCTCCTTCTGGCATATCCAGGCCGATCACGCTTACCAG GCGCTGCCTTCCATCCAGATCCCAGTTTCCCCCCACATCTTCACCAGCATAAGCTGGGCAGCTGCTCCCTCTACGCTCCCAGCCCTCTCTCCA ATCAGAAGCCGGTCGCTCAGTTTCAGTGAACAGCAGCCACAGACTCCATCCATAAAGTCGCAGCTGATTGTGGCCTCGCCCCCCAGAGCGTCTAATGGTAGCAG gaaagTTCGTGGTGAAGCAAAGAAATGCCGTAAAGTGTATGGCATCGAACACCGGGACCAGTGGTGCACCGCCTGCCGGTGGAAAAAGGCCTGTCAGAGGTTCCTCGACTGA